A single window of Agromyces aureus DNA harbors:
- a CDS encoding acyltransferase family protein, which yields MTTLRADASARLEAVSRRDLVIDLARVACILLVVVIHLLMIGVGYSPDGELVVSRPLEAQPWFAAATWVGQIMPLFFAAGGFTALTAWRSLRRKGGDRTDFVRGRVLRLAAPALPLFVFFAVVLGGATIAGVDPALLDTVATGTGSPLWFLAAFLLAQCAVPWMVALHDRAPRATLALLAIAAVAVDALRIATGIDEIGLLNLAFVWLFVQQLGFWYADGWFRTRHPLTLVTLVVAAYALIWVVVSAEWYSPDMLTNLNPPTVPLMLLGIAQISLLTLLHRPLAALMRTRPAQAVVYLVGSRAMTVYLWHLPVIIIVEGASLLIPGAAPEPGSAVWWATRPIAFVVVLGVVFAIAPLLLRFEQVPTTIPDGRRRPGSAAIAIAAVLAFVPPFLVLESFLDLRIAVTGVVLLSLSLWLLRARRLAPA from the coding sequence ATGACCACCCTGCGCGCCGATGCGTCTGCACGACTCGAGGCCGTCTCGCGGCGCGACCTCGTCATCGACCTGGCGCGCGTCGCGTGCATCCTGCTGGTGGTGGTCATCCACCTGCTCATGATCGGGGTGGGCTACTCCCCCGACGGCGAGCTCGTCGTCTCCCGACCGCTCGAGGCCCAGCCGTGGTTCGCCGCAGCCACCTGGGTCGGGCAGATCATGCCGCTCTTCTTCGCCGCGGGCGGATTCACGGCGCTCACCGCGTGGCGCAGCCTCCGGCGCAAGGGCGGCGACCGCACCGACTTCGTGCGCGGGCGCGTGCTGCGACTCGCCGCACCCGCCCTGCCGCTCTTCGTGTTCTTCGCCGTGGTGCTCGGCGGCGCGACGATCGCGGGCGTCGACCCCGCACTCCTCGACACCGTCGCGACGGGCACCGGCAGCCCACTCTGGTTCCTCGCCGCGTTCCTGCTCGCGCAGTGCGCGGTGCCGTGGATGGTCGCCCTCCACGACCGGGCGCCTCGCGCCACCCTGGCCCTGCTCGCGATCGCCGCCGTCGCCGTCGACGCGCTCCGCATCGCGACCGGCATCGATGAGATCGGGCTGCTGAACCTCGCGTTCGTCTGGCTCTTCGTGCAGCAGCTCGGGTTCTGGTACGCCGACGGATGGTTCCGCACGCGGCATCCGCTCACCCTCGTCACGCTCGTGGTCGCCGCCTACGCCCTCATCTGGGTGGTCGTCTCGGCGGAGTGGTACTCGCCCGACATGCTGACGAACCTGAACCCGCCGACCGTGCCGCTGATGCTGCTCGGCATCGCGCAGATCAGCCTGCTCACGCTGCTGCACCGGCCGCTCGCCGCGCTCATGCGCACGCGCCCGGCGCAGGCCGTGGTCTACCTCGTCGGCAGCCGCGCGATGACCGTGTACCTCTGGCACCTGCCGGTTATCATCATCGTCGAGGGCGCCTCGCTGCTCATCCCGGGCGCCGCGCCCGAACCCGGCAGCGCCGTGTGGTGGGCGACGCGGCCGATCGCGTTCGTCGTGGTGCTCGGCGTCGTGTTCGCGATCGCACCCCTGCTGCTGCGCTTCGAGCAGGTGCCGACGACGATCCCCGATGGGCGTCGCCGCCCTGGCTCCGCGGCCATCGCGATCGCAGCCGTGCTCGCGTTCGTGCCGCCGTTCCTCGTGCTCGAGTCCTTCCTCGACCTCCGGATCGCCGTCACCGGAGTCGTGCTGCTCTCGCTGTCCCTGTGGCTGCTGCGGGCCCGGCGACTTGCGCCCGCCTAG
- a CDS encoding permease prefix domain 1-containing protein gives MTDHRSSGGDLHRLLDEAFVDIEVTPEIQDLKEEIRGNLLARMGELEASGLSQPDAARRAIAELGDVRELVDLDTDDRRADAARGPVAAGSAARGAAASRTESAAAAAIRNHVRPNPAFVVRTVVLSIIGGAALVLLVLGLTPLLAFGAGVPVALAAVFGLALGAVTADALSQETTTNHRMPAGRAIGYGAATGLLLAGLAFTPVVIVHLDLAWLVLAGAAVIGSIGALSYLGATQTNRHKPWVVQQHRQAATIGDRFEKDPAAGARFGIYTAVIWTVAFVAIPIIGFTAGWVWAPLAFVGGFVVMMLVLARMLFGAKAEKTD, from the coding sequence ATGACCGACCACCGCTCCTCCGGCGGCGACCTGCACCGACTGCTCGACGAGGCCTTCGTCGACATCGAGGTCACGCCCGAGATCCAAGACCTGAAAGAGGAGATCCGCGGCAACCTGCTCGCACGCATGGGCGAGCTCGAGGCATCCGGACTCTCCCAGCCCGATGCCGCCCGCCGGGCCATCGCCGAACTCGGCGACGTGCGCGAGCTCGTCGACCTCGACACCGACGACCGTCGAGCGGATGCCGCGCGCGGCCCGGTCGCGGCCGGCTCCGCCGCTCGGGGCGCCGCTGCCAGCCGCACCGAGTCGGCGGCCGCCGCCGCGATCCGCAACCACGTTCGACCGAACCCCGCGTTCGTCGTGCGCACCGTCGTGCTCTCGATCATCGGCGGCGCCGCGCTCGTGCTCCTCGTGCTCGGCCTCACGCCCCTGCTCGCGTTCGGCGCGGGCGTGCCCGTCGCCCTCGCCGCGGTGTTCGGGCTCGCGCTCGGCGCGGTCACGGCCGACGCGCTGAGCCAGGAGACCACGACGAACCACCGCATGCCCGCCGGCCGCGCGATCGGGTACGGCGCGGCCACGGGCCTGCTGCTCGCAGGTCTCGCGTTCACGCCCGTCGTGATCGTGCACCTCGACCTCGCCTGGCTCGTGCTCGCCGGCGCGGCCGTCATCGGCTCGATCGGCGCCCTCAGCTACCTCGGCGCCACGCAGACCAACCGGCACAAGCCATGGGTCGTGCAGCAGCACCGCCAGGCGGCGACCATCGGCGACCGCTTCGAAAAGGACCCCGCCGCCGGCGCCCGGTTCGGCATCTACACGGCCGTCATCTGGACCGTCGCGTTCGTCGCGATCCCGATCATCGGCTTCACGGCCGGCTGGGTCTGGGCGCCGCTCGCCTTCGTCGGCGGGTTCGTGGTCATGATGCTCGTGCTCGCCCGCATGCTCTTCGGCGCCAAGGCCGAGAAGACCGACTGA
- a CDS encoding PadR family transcriptional regulator produces MTKDTASGATPDDAFAADLLRGHTDTIVLGVLRRNDSYGFEIYKLIRDATGGAYEIKEATLYASYRRLLRDGLAEAYWGDESQGGRRKYYRITDAGRAAFTQNVAAWVATRTIIDSLLGSTPAAKKGS; encoded by the coding sequence ATGACCAAGGACACAGCCTCCGGCGCGACGCCGGACGACGCCTTCGCAGCCGACCTGCTGCGCGGTCACACCGACACGATCGTGCTCGGCGTGCTGCGCCGCAACGACAGCTACGGCTTCGAGATCTACAAGCTCATCCGCGACGCCACGGGCGGCGCGTACGAGATCAAGGAGGCGACGCTCTACGCGAGCTACCGCCGCCTGCTTCGCGACGGGCTCGCCGAGGCGTACTGGGGCGACGAGTCGCAGGGCGGCCGCCGCAAGTACTACCGCATCACCGACGCCGGCCGCGCCGCGTTCACGCAGAACGTCGCCGCCTGGGTCGCGACCCGCACCATCATCGACTCCCTGCTGGGCAGCACGCCCGCAGCCAAGAAGGGCTCCTGA
- a CDS encoding LacI family DNA-binding transcriptional regulator codes for MKDVSVAAGVSQATVSFVLNDKPTETISPETRDRVRRAAAELGYVPNGSARALREGTSRIVILNVARLPHGGTGLAAFIDALDAELERLDHMLLVRYRVGADDIGRLTAMVSPRAVLDLDRIYDSPDAERADGGWTEGLAAHTAVQIRHLVGTGHEYIGLALPSSRVPAGLARLAALRVGYARRVLEDLRMPQPHTLTLGPSAIDDRRSLAEFVERHPQVTAIAGLDDETALRVLAAASALRLDVPGRIAVIGFDDAGQGEFATPSLTTVRIDTAAFGRRLARTTLGLPADPMAPTPAAAVVVRRDSA; via the coding sequence ATGAAGGACGTTTCCGTCGCGGCCGGCGTCTCGCAGGCCACCGTGAGCTTCGTGCTGAACGACAAGCCCACCGAGACCATCTCCCCCGAGACCCGCGACCGCGTGCGCCGAGCGGCCGCCGAGCTCGGGTACGTGCCGAACGGGTCTGCCCGCGCGCTCCGCGAGGGCACGTCGCGCATCGTGATCCTGAACGTCGCGCGCCTCCCCCACGGCGGCACGGGCCTCGCGGCCTTCATCGACGCGCTCGACGCCGAGCTCGAACGCCTCGACCACATGCTCCTCGTGCGCTATCGGGTGGGCGCCGACGACATCGGACGCCTGACCGCGATGGTCTCGCCGCGCGCGGTGCTCGACCTCGACCGCATCTACGACTCCCCCGACGCCGAGCGGGCCGACGGCGGCTGGACCGAGGGCCTCGCCGCGCACACCGCAGTGCAGATCCGTCACCTCGTCGGCACCGGCCACGAGTACATCGGCCTCGCGCTGCCGAGCTCCCGAGTCCCGGCAGGGCTCGCACGACTCGCGGCACTGCGCGTCGGTTACGCACGTCGAGTGCTCGAAGACCTGCGGATGCCGCAGCCGCACACGCTGACCCTGGGGCCGTCCGCCATCGACGACCGCCGCAGCCTGGCCGAGTTCGTCGAACGGCACCCGCAGGTCACCGCCATCGCCGGCCTCGACGACGAGACCGCGCTGCGCGTGCTGGCCGCGGCGAGCGCGCTCCGCCTCGACGTTCCCGGCCGCATTGCCGTGATCGGCTTCGACGACGCCGGCCAGGGCGAGTTCGCGACGCCGAGCCTCACCACCGTGCGCATCGACACCGCGGCATTCGGGCGACGGCTCGCGCGCACGACGCTGGGCCTCCCGGCCGACCCGATGGCCCCGACCCCCGCGGCGGCCGTCGTCGTGCGGCGCGACTCGGCCTGA
- a CDS encoding zinc-dependent alcohol dehydrogenase, giving the protein MKSVMVTAPNTTEIVEVPEPTAGPRDVLVRIRACGICGSDHMYTMYGGIPPRQGATPLGHEPAGEIVFVGDEVQGAQVGDHVVINPMAASDGIIGSGGAQGAFSPFVVLFDAVAGTHFRVIPNEIPFEVAALNEPMAVARHAVNRSGAKAGEQAVVFGAGPIGLGVLLSLKAKGVEHVVVIDIIPTRLEKALAIGADAVINSAEEDVKARLIELHGEAPPVVGIRDARPATDLYLDAAGAPVVPTTVFGLVKQGARLVIPAVHKKPVEVDFGGLLTTEISIIMSMGYPTEIFEVTDDLIANWQKYQLIISDRFDIADVQRALEVAATPGAADKVMVTLD; this is encoded by the coding sequence ATGAAGTCAGTCATGGTCACCGCGCCCAACACCACCGAGATCGTGGAGGTGCCCGAGCCCACTGCCGGCCCGCGCGACGTGCTCGTGCGCATTCGCGCGTGCGGCATCTGCGGCAGCGACCACATGTACACGATGTACGGCGGCATCCCGCCGCGGCAGGGTGCGACGCCGCTCGGCCACGAGCCCGCGGGCGAGATCGTGTTCGTCGGCGACGAGGTGCAGGGCGCGCAGGTGGGCGACCACGTCGTCATCAACCCGATGGCCGCGAGCGACGGCATCATCGGCTCGGGCGGTGCGCAGGGCGCGTTCTCGCCGTTCGTCGTGCTGTTCGACGCCGTGGCCGGCACACACTTCCGCGTGATCCCGAACGAGATCCCGTTCGAGGTCGCCGCGCTCAACGAGCCCATGGCCGTCGCCCGCCACGCCGTGAACCGATCGGGTGCGAAAGCCGGCGAGCAGGCTGTCGTGTTCGGCGCCGGCCCGATCGGCCTCGGCGTGCTGCTCAGCCTCAAGGCGAAGGGCGTCGAGCACGTCGTCGTCATCGACATCATCCCGACCCGCCTGGAGAAGGCCCTCGCGATCGGTGCGGATGCCGTCATCAACTCGGCTGAAGAGGACGTCAAGGCCCGGCTCATCGAGCTGCACGGCGAGGCGCCGCCCGTCGTCGGCATCCGGGATGCCCGCCCCGCGACCGATCTCTACCTCGACGCAGCGGGCGCGCCCGTCGTGCCGACCACGGTGTTCGGCCTCGTCAAGCAGGGCGCGCGCCTCGTGATTCCGGCGGTGCACAAGAAGCCCGTCGAGGTCGACTTCGGCGGCCTGCTCACCACCGAGATCTCGATCATCATGTCGATGGGCTACCCGACCGAGATCTTCGAGGTCACCGACGACCTCATCGCCAACTGGCAGAAGTACCAGCTCATCATCAGCGACCGCTTCGACATCGCCGACGTGCAGCGCGCCCTCGAGGTCGCCGCGACGCCCGGCGCCGCCGACAAGGTGATGGTCACGCTCGATTGA
- a CDS encoding CpaF family protein, producing MSDPVRTITERVRTRVLHEGVDLGRDSGAAARFTREEVLRYSERALAGAHAELVDEFATAREVEAAITGYGPLQPYFDDPDIEEIWINGPTRVFVARNGVPELTTLVLADREVRELVERMLQHSGRRVDLSSPFVDASLPDGSRLHVAIPDVSRAHWAVNIRKFQRRIRTLESLVELGSLTAEAAGFLRASVVAGANILVSGATHTGKTTLLNALMSSARVDERVITIEETFELDLDVRDLVSLQCRQPSLEGTGEITLRRLIKESLRMRPDRLIVGEVREAESLDLLIALNSGLPGMCTIHANSARDALTKLCTLPLLAGRNIDASFVVPTVATCIDLVVHLGIDAAGRRSVVEISAPTGDCTEGSVDVDPIFATVGGVLRATGLRPRRLEKYRAAGLIADDAPHPSEGSDLVDGPGVIDGSGEIDAETVAVA from the coding sequence ATGTCCGACCCCGTCCGCACGATCACCGAGCGCGTGCGCACCCGCGTGCTGCACGAGGGCGTGGATCTCGGCCGCGACTCGGGCGCCGCCGCGCGATTCACGCGCGAAGAGGTGCTCCGCTACAGCGAGCGCGCGCTCGCCGGGGCGCACGCCGAACTCGTCGACGAGTTCGCCACCGCGCGCGAGGTCGAGGCCGCGATCACGGGCTACGGGCCGCTGCAGCCCTACTTCGACGACCCCGACATCGAAGAGATCTGGATCAACGGGCCGACCCGCGTCTTCGTCGCGCGCAACGGCGTCCCCGAACTCACGACGCTCGTGCTCGCCGATCGCGAGGTGCGCGAGCTCGTCGAGCGCATGCTGCAGCACAGCGGACGCCGCGTCGACCTGAGTTCGCCGTTCGTCGACGCGTCACTGCCCGACGGCTCGCGGCTGCACGTGGCGATCCCCGACGTCTCGCGGGCTCACTGGGCGGTCAACATCCGCAAGTTCCAGCGCCGCATCCGCACGCTCGAATCGCTCGTGGAGCTCGGTTCGCTCACCGCTGAGGCCGCCGGGTTCCTGCGCGCGAGCGTCGTGGCCGGGGCGAACATCCTCGTGTCGGGTGCCACGCACACCGGCAAGACCACCCTCTTGAACGCGCTGATGTCGTCGGCTCGGGTCGACGAGCGGGTGATCACCATCGAGGAGACGTTCGAACTCGACCTCGACGTGCGCGACCTGGTGTCGCTGCAGTGCCGCCAGCCGAGCCTCGAGGGCACCGGCGAGATCACGCTTCGGCGACTCATCAAGGAGTCGCTGCGCATGCGGCCCGACCGGCTCATCGTGGGAGAGGTGCGCGAAGCCGAGAGCCTCGACCTGCTCATCGCGTTGAACTCCGGGCTGCCGGGCATGTGCACCATCCACGCGAACTCGGCGCGCGACGCCTTGACGAAGCTGTGCACGCTGCCGCTCCTCGCCGGTCGCAACATCGATGCGTCGTTCGTGGTTCCGACCGTCGCGACCTGCATCGACCTCGTGGTGCACCTCGGTATCGACGCGGCCGGGCGCCGGAGCGTCGTCGAGATCTCGGCGCCGACCGGCGACTGCACCGAAGGCAGCGTCGACGTCGATCCGATCTTCGCGACGGTCGGGGGAGTACTGCGGGCCACCGGGCTGCGGCCGCGTCGACTCGAGAAGTACCGAGCCGCCGGGCTCATCGCCGACGACGCACCGCACCCGAGCGAAGGGTCCGACCTCGTCGATGGGCCTGGCGTCATCGATGGGTCGGGCGAGATCGACGCCGAGACCGTGGCGGTCGCATGA
- a CDS encoding type II secretion system F family protein — protein sequence MSLALGALLGVGVLLALAPLLWPAKPATVGGQPSAFARRIHDDLSLAGLGQVPIPVIVVVAIVFAVVLGAVVQAVMQVPTITVVASLLGAAAVPLAIGARADRRRAANRAVWPDVVDHLVASVRSGVPLPESVGALGDLGPAQTRPAFSAFALEYRRTGNFSLCLDRLKELLADPIADRILETLRMAREVGGTELTTVLRGLSGYPREDAALRAEVVARQSWIRNAARLGVAAPWLLLVVLSSRHETLVAYDSPAGAVLIVVGVIVTIVAYQSMNALGRLPEERRWFR from the coding sequence ATGAGCCTCGCACTCGGAGCGCTGCTCGGCGTCGGCGTGCTGCTCGCGCTCGCGCCGCTGCTGTGGCCGGCGAAGCCCGCGACGGTCGGTGGGCAGCCTTCGGCGTTCGCCCGCCGCATCCACGACGACCTCTCGCTGGCCGGGCTCGGACAGGTGCCGATCCCGGTCATCGTGGTCGTGGCGATCGTGTTCGCCGTCGTGCTGGGCGCCGTGGTGCAGGCCGTCATGCAGGTGCCGACCATCACGGTCGTCGCCTCGCTCCTCGGTGCTGCGGCCGTTCCACTGGCCATCGGCGCCCGTGCCGATCGTCGGCGTGCCGCAAACCGGGCCGTCTGGCCGGATGTCGTCGACCACCTCGTCGCGTCGGTGCGGTCGGGAGTGCCGCTGCCCGAGAGCGTCGGAGCCCTCGGCGATCTCGGGCCGGCGCAGACGCGCCCGGCGTTCTCGGCGTTCGCGCTCGAGTACCGTCGCACGGGCAACTTCTCGCTGTGCCTCGACCGCCTGAAGGAACTGTTGGCCGACCCCATCGCCGACCGCATCCTCGAGACGTTGCGCATGGCGCGCGAGGTCGGCGGCACCGAACTGACCACGGTGCTTCGGGGACTCTCGGGGTACCCGCGCGAAGACGCCGCGCTCCGAGCCGAGGTCGTCGCCCGCCAGTCGTGGATCCGCAACGCCGCCCGCCTCGGCGTCGCGGCCCCGTGGTTGCTCCTCGTCGTGCTGTCGTCGCGTCACGAGACGCTCGTCGCCTACGACTCGCCCGCAGGAGCCGTGCTCATCGTGGTCGGCGTCATCGTGACGATCGTGGCCTACCAATCGATGAACGCGCTCGGCCGACTCCCCGAGGAGCGACGATGGTTCCGCTGA
- a CDS encoding type II secretion system F family protein: MVPLNATVPLALLFGVLIGLGLWLALNAVPRIGRPRLAERVAPYVADFSVEARAMLARRSSDPSPVFGVVLGPVLRRVRAVLLSWLGGPETVARRLRQAGSSATVERFRAEQLAWGASAFAAAAALALFAPGFAALPAPVRLVAPLLAAALGVVARDWTLQRSAARRLGRISDELPTVLEFLTLSLTAGEGMLDALRRVARIGSGELPQEFRAVVAAVGTGVPLVDAITELRDALDHPALSRALDQVLGALDRGAPLASVLASQAGDARDQAKRTIIELAGRKEIAMLVPLVFLILPITIAFALLPGYLVLQTGF, encoded by the coding sequence ATGGTTCCGCTGAACGCGACCGTGCCGCTCGCGCTGCTGTTCGGGGTGCTCATCGGGCTGGGCCTCTGGCTCGCCCTCAACGCCGTTCCGCGCATCGGGCGCCCCCGGCTCGCCGAACGGGTCGCCCCGTACGTGGCCGACTTCTCGGTCGAGGCGCGGGCGATGCTCGCGCGCCGCTCCTCCGATCCGTCTCCCGTGTTCGGCGTGGTGCTCGGCCCGGTGCTGCGGCGCGTCCGAGCCGTTCTGCTCTCGTGGCTCGGCGGCCCCGAGACGGTCGCCAGGCGGCTTCGTCAGGCCGGTTCGTCGGCGACGGTCGAACGGTTCCGCGCCGAGCAGCTCGCCTGGGGCGCGTCCGCCTTCGCCGCGGCTGCAGCGCTCGCGCTCTTCGCGCCCGGATTCGCTGCGCTGCCCGCTCCGGTTCGTCTGGTCGCACCGTTGCTCGCAGCGGCGCTGGGCGTGGTCGCGCGCGACTGGACGCTGCAGCGCAGTGCGGCCCGCCGACTCGGGCGTATCTCCGACGAACTGCCGACGGTGCTCGAGTTCCTGACGCTGAGTCTCACGGCGGGCGAGGGCATGCTCGACGCGCTCCGCCGTGTCGCACGCATCGGGTCGGGCGAACTGCCGCAGGAGTTCCGGGCGGTCGTGGCCGCGGTCGGCACCGGCGTGCCGCTCGTCGACGCGATCACCGAACTCCGCGACGCGCTCGACCACCCTGCGCTTTCGCGAGCGCTCGATCAGGTGCTCGGAGCTCTCGATCGCGGTGCTCCGCTCGCTTCGGTGCTCGCGTCCCAGGCGGGTGATGCGCGCGACCAGGCGAAGCGCACGATCATCGAGCTCGCCGGACGCAAGGAGATCGCGATGCTCGTGCCGCTCGTCTTCCTGATCCTGCCCATCACGATCGCCTTCGCCCTGCTTCCCGGATATCTCGTGCTCCAGACGGGGTTCTGA
- a CDS encoding TadE family protein: MRLANDRGSAVAEFTMVGVLLTVLALAVVQLALALHVRNTLLDAAAEGARFASLAGSSPSDGVARTRDLIDAAISAEYAQDIAARATSFGGVPAIEIRVRAALPVIGLLGVSDGLEVTGHAPIETLD, translated from the coding sequence GTGCGACTGGCCAACGACCGGGGCTCCGCCGTCGCCGAGTTCACGATGGTCGGTGTGCTGCTGACCGTGCTCGCCCTCGCCGTGGTGCAGCTCGCGCTCGCGCTGCACGTGCGCAACACCCTCCTCGACGCCGCCGCCGAGGGAGCGCGGTTCGCCTCGCTCGCCGGCTCCTCGCCGTCCGACGGCGTCGCTCGCACGCGCGATCTCATCGACGCGGCGATCTCGGCCGAGTACGCGCAGGACATCGCGGCGAGGGCGACCTCGTTCGGCGGCGTGCCCGCGATCGAGATCCGAGTGCGTGCAGCGCTTCCGGTGATCGGGCTCCTCGGCGTCTCCGACGGGCTGGAGGTGACCGGGCATGCGCCGATCGAGACGCTCGACTGA
- a CDS encoding pilus assembly protein TadG-related protein, with protein sequence MSTDSTLLGDDEDGSTLLLTIFFSFLALVIVLVVVASSSLYLERKRLFTLADGAALAGAEAWSLDDVSIDGDSLGVELDDDAVRAAAAAYLGEAAGRLDRVELVRAVSRDGRSATVTLRAEWHAPIHTEVLPLSVPIEVTTTARSVFH encoded by the coding sequence GTGTCGACGGATTCGACTCTCCTCGGCGACGATGAAGACGGATCCACGCTGCTGCTCACGATCTTCTTCTCGTTCCTCGCGCTGGTCATCGTGCTGGTCGTGGTCGCGTCGTCCTCGCTGTACCTCGAGCGAAAACGCCTGTTCACGCTCGCCGACGGCGCCGCGCTCGCCGGGGCCGAAGCCTGGAGCCTCGATGACGTCTCGATCGACGGTGATTCGCTCGGCGTCGAGCTCGATGACGACGCGGTGCGCGCCGCTGCCGCGGCGTACCTCGGCGAGGCGGCCGGCCGCCTCGACCGCGTCGAACTCGTCAGGGCCGTGTCCCGCGACGGGCGCAGCGCGACCGTGACCCTGCGCGCCGAGTGGCACGCGCCGATCCACACCGAGGTGCTGCCGCTCAGTGTGCCGATCGAGGTCACGACCACGGCGCGCTCCGTGTTCCACTGA
- the prfB gene encoding peptide chain release factor 2, protein MLDLDLTQEIAALRSTFSDISAVVDVEAVKADINRLSEEAGKPDLWDDPAAAQKVTSALSHRQTELKRITEIEQRLDDLDVLIELALEMDDEESAAEARQELAKLEEVIGQLEVQTLLDGEYDPRGAVVTIRSGAGGDDATDFAEMLMRMYLRWAERHKYPVKVMDTSYAEGAGIKSATFEIDVPYAYGTLSVEAGTHRLARISPFGSADKRQTSFAAVEVIPVMEEAVEVEIPENDIRVDVFRSSGPGGQSVNTTDSAVRLTHLPTGLVVSMQNEKSQIQNRAAAMRVLQTRLLLLKREEEAAKKKELAGTITASWGDQMRSYFLYGQQLVKDLRTGYEVGNPASVFDGDLDGLIAAGIKWRKRKDDD, encoded by the coding sequence ATGTTGGATCTTGACCTCACGCAGGAGATCGCCGCGCTGCGCTCCACCTTCAGCGATATCAGCGCCGTCGTCGACGTCGAAGCCGTCAAGGCCGACATCAACCGTCTGTCAGAAGAGGCCGGCAAGCCCGACCTCTGGGACGACCCCGCCGCCGCGCAGAAGGTGACGAGCGCGCTCAGCCACCGGCAGACCGAACTCAAGCGCATCACCGAGATCGAGCAGCGCCTCGACGACCTCGACGTGCTCATCGAGCTCGCCCTCGAGATGGACGACGAGGAGTCGGCCGCCGAGGCGCGCCAAGAGCTCGCCAAGCTCGAAGAGGTCATCGGCCAGCTCGAGGTGCAGACCCTGCTCGACGGCGAATACGACCCGCGCGGCGCGGTCGTCACGATCCGCTCGGGCGCCGGCGGCGACGACGCCACCGACTTCGCCGAGATGCTCATGCGCATGTACCTGCGCTGGGCCGAGCGGCACAAGTACCCCGTCAAGGTCATGGACACCTCGTACGCCGAGGGCGCGGGCATCAAGTCGGCGACCTTCGAGATCGACGTGCCCTACGCCTACGGCACGCTCTCGGTCGAGGCCGGCACGCACCGCCTCGCGCGCATCAGCCCGTTCGGCTCGGCCGACAAGCGCCAGACGAGCTTCGCCGCCGTCGAGGTCATCCCCGTGATGGAAGAAGCGGTCGAGGTCGAGATCCCCGAGAACGACATCCGAGTCGACGTCTTCCGCTCGTCGGGCCCCGGCGGGCAGTCGGTCAACACGACCGACTCGGCCGTGCGCCTGACGCACCTTCCGACCGGACTCGTCGTCTCGATGCAGAACGAGAAGTCGCAGATCCAGAACCGCGCAGCCGCCATGCGCGTGCTGCAGACCCGACTCCTGCTGCTGAAGCGCGAAGAAGAGGCCGCGAAGAAGAAGGAGCTCGCCGGCACGATCACCGCGAGCTGGGGCGACCAGATGCGCTCGTACTTCCTCTACGGCCAGCAGCTCGTCAAAGACCTGCGCACCGGCTACGAGGTCGGCAACCCGGCGAGCGTCTTCGACGGCGACCTCGACGGCCTCATCGCCGCCGGCATCAAGTGGCGCAAACGCAAGGACGACGACTAG
- a CDS encoding TetR/AcrR family transcriptional regulator: MAETPTKRTAGRPRTRVLSVDQIVDAAFDLARTAGTDGFTMAALARSLSVQPPALYHYFGSRDEVIRAMRGRLAERIDTSGFTDREVPLAEAVLRWARTYRDAFAAFPSGSTLLATTSIDGQQRSVDNYEAITVRLLAEGWVEGDVVDTIVAFESFIIGSSLDALAPADIMSPGDAAATAPAFAAAEALRARESAARGIRPTDRSFELGLRAMLAGLRPSSAREAPTGPTDSTAE; encoded by the coding sequence GTGGCCGAGACCCCGACGAAGCGCACCGCCGGGCGCCCGCGCACGCGCGTGCTGAGCGTCGACCAGATCGTCGACGCGGCGTTCGACCTCGCCCGCACCGCCGGCACGGACGGCTTCACGATGGCCGCGCTCGCCCGCTCGCTCTCGGTGCAGCCCCCCGCGCTCTACCACTACTTCGGCAGCCGCGACGAGGTGATCCGCGCCATGCGCGGGCGGCTCGCCGAGCGCATCGACACGAGCGGCTTCACCGATCGCGAGGTACCGCTCGCCGAGGCCGTGCTGCGCTGGGCTCGCACCTACCGCGACGCGTTCGCCGCGTTCCCCTCGGGCAGCACCCTGCTCGCCACCACCTCGATCGACGGCCAACAGCGATCGGTCGACAACTACGAGGCGATCACCGTGCGCCTGCTCGCCGAGGGCTGGGTTGAAGGCGACGTCGTCGACACGATCGTCGCGTTCGAATCCTTCATCATCGGCTCGTCGCTCGATGCGCTCGCGCCCGCCGACATCATGTCGCCCGGGGATGCCGCGGCCACCGCACCGGCGTTCGCCGCCGCCGAGGCGCTGCGCGCCCGGGAATCGGCCGCACGCGGCATCCGCCCGACCGATCGCAGCTTCGAACTCGGACTGCGCGCGATGCTCGCGGGCCTGCGACCCTCGTCAGCTCGCGAGGCGCCGACCGGCCCGACGGATTCGACCGCCGAGTAG